In a single window of the Haloarcula salinisoli genome:
- a CDS encoding M48 family metallopeptidase, translated as MAVVGAILAGFYLVVVAFAMVAYGTSIWPIAIAGSVLLVGFQYKVGKWAALRSVGAEDLSEDQYPQIHQQVRQLSRDMGIEKPKLKVARMGVPNAFAVGRKGAGVVVVSTELMALLDDDELEGVLAHELAHIANRDVVTMVIGQGIASIVGIAAQMVVFATGDNDIADFFLAIIVGNIVQFFVMLFVLAISRYREYVADADAKEAIGGGDPLARALEKISGGHQRSRESAVDSQVSALCIFGDSDSFLSKIVSTHPPTEKRIERLRS; from the coding sequence ATGGCAGTCGTCGGCGCCATCCTCGCAGGGTTCTACCTCGTGGTCGTCGCGTTCGCGATGGTCGCGTACGGTACGTCTATCTGGCCGATAGCAATCGCTGGAAGTGTGCTGCTGGTTGGGTTTCAGTACAAGGTCGGCAAGTGGGCGGCGCTGCGAAGCGTGGGGGCCGAGGACCTCTCTGAGGACCAGTACCCCCAGATTCATCAGCAGGTGCGCCAGCTCTCCCGTGATATGGGCATCGAGAAGCCGAAACTGAAAGTGGCCCGGATGGGCGTGCCGAACGCCTTCGCCGTCGGTCGCAAGGGCGCCGGTGTCGTCGTCGTCTCCACGGAACTGATGGCGCTCCTCGACGACGACGAACTCGAGGGCGTCCTCGCACACGAACTGGCCCACATCGCCAACCGCGACGTGGTCACGATGGTCATCGGCCAGGGCATCGCCTCCATCGTCGGTATCGCCGCCCAGATGGTCGTCTTCGCCACCGGTGACAACGACATCGCCGACTTCTTCCTGGCCATCATCGTCGGGAACATCGTCCAGTTCTTCGTGATGCTGTTCGTGCTCGCCATCTCGCGGTACCGGGAGTACGTCGCCGACGCCGACGCCAAGGAGGCCATCGGCGGTGGCGACCCGCTCGCCCGCGCCTTAGAGAAGATATCCGGCGGGCACCAGCGGTCTCGTGAGTCCGCCGTTGACAGTCAGGTGAGCGCGCTCTGTATCTTCGGGGATTCGGACAGCTTCCTCTCGAAGATAGTTTCGACCCATCCGCCGACGGAGAAACGCATCGAGCGGCTCCGCTCGTAG
- a CDS encoding DUF2391 family protein encodes MKQRQKHKLADTAQQIVGGFLLAGPFVVTQEVWLLAQNMTMFHSVFLVGAIMAIGYGGLYGADNDRDPRTEAAFFGIPVRFISVMFVAFGSVGTLAFAITAPDLFLEELPPRTTLLVTFRALSVAAVFSVVGAVTTDSLF; translated from the coding sequence ATGAAGCAACGTCAGAAACACAAGCTCGCGGACACCGCCCAGCAGATAGTGGGGGGGTTTCTGCTCGCCGGGCCGTTCGTCGTCACGCAAGAAGTCTGGCTGCTCGCACAGAACATGACGATGTTCCACAGCGTCTTCCTCGTCGGGGCCATCATGGCCATCGGCTACGGCGGCCTCTACGGCGCCGACAACGACCGTGACCCCAGGACGGAGGCCGCCTTTTTCGGTATACCGGTCCGATTTATCTCGGTGATGTTCGTCGCCTTCGGCTCCGTGGGTACACTGGCCTTTGCCATCACGGCCCCGGACCTGTTCCTCGAAGAGCTCCCCCCACGGACGACGTTACTGGTGACCTTCCGGGCACTCAGCGTGGCCGCGGTCTTCTCCGTCGTCGGTGCGGTGACGACGGACAGCCTGTTCTAG